One Manihot esculenta cultivar AM560-2 chromosome 6, M.esculenta_v8, whole genome shotgun sequence DNA segment encodes these proteins:
- the LOC110618040 gene encoding zinc finger protein CONSTANS-LIKE 5, which translates to MGIEAETLKNLTGGWTVASRRCDSCKTAAAALFCRADSAFLCLNCDTKIHAANKLVSRHERVWMCEVCEQAPAAFACKADAAVLCVTCDADIHSANPLARRHERVPVEPFFDSAESIVKSSPFNFLVPTDQNGGPDGHHRQDDNMESISWLLPNPSNLNSKLSLENLEMKTAGDLFFPEMDPFLDMEFHQSHSTVTDSLVPVQTKPAPIPIINKEICYDVDFCRSKLSSFNYPSQSLSQSVSSSSLDVGVVPEGNSMTDFGRNTSTSTDPSAHISDSSSNQATQICGINREARVLRYREKRKNRKFEKTIRYASRKAYAETRPRIKGRFAKRTEIECDGDGLYDSSMSFLSDAQYGVVPSF; encoded by the exons ATGGGAATCGAAGCGGAGACCTTGAAGAACTTAACCGGCGGATGGACTGTCGCCTCCAGGCGCTGCGACTCCTGCAAAACGGCAGCAGCTGCTCTGTTTTGTCGAGCTGACTCCGCTTTCCTTTGTCTCAACTGCGACACCAAGATTCACGCCGCGAATAAGCTCGTGTCTAGACACGAGCGTGTGTGGATGTGCGAGGTTTGCGAGCAAGCACCCGCTGCTTTTGCTTGTAAGGCCGACGCTGCCGTCCTCTGCGTCACTTGCGATGCAGATATCCACTCGGCTAATCCTCTTGCTCGTCGCCACGAACGAGTACCCGTCGAGCCTTTCTTTGACTCAGCTGAATCGATTGTTAAATCATCGCCGTTTAATTTTCTAGTGCCTACTGACCAAAATGGTGGTCCCGATGGACATCATCGGCAAGATGATAATATGGAGAGTATTTCTTGGCTGTTGCCAAATCCTTCTAACCTGAATTCGAAATTGAGCTTGGAAAATCTTGAAATGAAAACCGCCGGAGATCTATTTTTCCCTGAAATGGATCCGTTTCTTGATATGGAGTTTCATCAGAGTCATAGCACGGTGACAGATAGTTTGGTACCTGTACAGACTAAACCAGCTCCAATTCCAATCATCAACAAGGAAATCTGCTACGACGTCGATTTTTGCagatcaaagctctcttccttCAACTACCCATCTCAGTCTCTTAGCCAAAGC GTTTCTTCTTCTTCGCTTGATGTAGGAGTGGTTCCAGAAGGGAACTCTATGACCGATTTTGGCCGAAACACGAGTACTAGTACCGATCCAAGCGCACACATCTCGGATTCTTCCTCAAATCAGGCAACGCAAATATGTGGGATTAATCGGGAAGCTAGGGTATTGAGGTAcagagagaagaggaagaatcgGAAATTTGAAAAGACCATTCGTTACGCTTCCCGCAAGGCGTATGCAGAAACCAGACCCAGAATCAAAGGTCGTTTCGCGAAACGAACTGAAATTGAATGCGACGGGGATGGCCTATACGACTCGTCGATGTCTTTCTTATCGGACGCCCAATACGGCGTCGTTCCATCTTTTTAA